TGGGAGATGATAGAGACGGACTCCCCCGGCACCTGCATAACCGCGGATGAGGTCGCGGGCATGGCCGCGCGCGGCGGATCAATCGGTGTCGCTTACACTTACAACGAGCCGTCTATATGGTTCGAGTTTGTCCTCGAGTGCGCGGCGAGAGTTCACGACCGCGGCCTCAAGAACGTTCTTGTCACCAACGGATTGATCAACCTGGAACCGCTCGAGGAGTTACTGCCCTTCGTCGACGCGATGAACATAGACGTCAAGTCGATGGATCCTGAGTTCTACCACGATATTTGCAAGTCGAAGCTTGAGCCGGTTCTCGAGACCGTTCGCCGCGTAAGACGAGATTGCCACATCGAGATAACGAACCTCCTTATACCTACGCTGAACGACTCCGACGAGCAGATCGAGGAGATTGTCGATTTTGTCGCCGAGTTGGGCCGCGACACACCACTGCACTTCTCCGCTTATCATCCCTGCTACAAGATGACCGTAGAGGCAACGCCGTTGGAAACGCTTCAGAGGGCGTTTGACCTTGCCGGGCGAAAACTCGACTTCGTGTACCTCGGAAACGCGCGCGCCCGTGGCACGGGCGATAGCCGTTGCTCCGCCTGTGGCAAGAATGTCGTCGAGCGAGACGGGTATTTGACGCGCGTCACGGGTCTCCACGGGAACAAGTGCGCGTGGTGTGGTAACGATTTACCGTTTGTAGTATAGTCCTGGTATTCCACCCGTGACTGGAAGGAGGCTTTGATGAAGACGTGTCTATGTGATAGCGCAAAAGAGCAGCCTGATGATCCGTGTAAGCAAGATTCCAAAAAAGACGCCAAAAAGATTGCCGTGCGCATGGTCGCCTGTTTCCTCATGATCCTCATGAGATACATTGGCCGCAGGATACTCAAGAGACGTAAACTCGCCCGCGCGCGCAAAAAAAACGAGCGCAAGATGAACAGGCTCGTTGGCGAGAGCGTCGATGCGCCGCTCGAGATTTCGAAAGAGAATAAGGAGGCCGCCCCCGGCCGCGGGCGCAAGAAGAAGATGTCTGGCGCGGCGAAGAAGAAAACCGACAAAAAGAAACACAAGCTGATCTGGGCCGTGGTCACTGTCATCGCTGTTGCTCTCGCGGTAAAGGTGGCCGCGAACAAATAGTCCACGCGTCGCGCGCTGACATGCAAGAAAGTAGAAAGAGTTGGAAATAGAAGTAGAGGAAAAAGAGGGGTACCACGTAGTTGCCCCGGTCGGAGAGCTCGACGTATATACGATTCCGTTGTTCAGGAAGGTTGTCCTCAAGCTCGAGGGTGAGCGCGCTCGAGACTTGATCCTCGACTTGACCCGTGTAACTTTCATCGATTCGAGCGGCCTCGGCAGCTTGATAGAAACATACCAGAAGGTCAAGGCGGTCGATGGCGAACTCGCGTACGTTATTGACAACCCACGGGTACTCAAGATTCTGAGCCTGGTTAACCTGGACAAAGTTTTTCGCGTCTTTTCAAACCTCGGTCAGGCTCTGCAGGATGTTGGTGTGACAGGCGGATACGTTGACGAAGAGTTTTTCTCAGACCTCACCTGATAGCGCCAGGCGGCTGGTAGTAGATCTTCCCTGCAGCAAGAAATCACTTGCAAGAGCGCGCCACAAGATCGTGATGTTCGCGTCTGAA
This portion of the Candidatus Anoxymicrobium japonicum genome encodes:
- a CDS encoding anti-sigma F factor antagonist, with the protein product MEIEVEEKEGYHVVAPVGELDVYTIPLFRKVVLKLEGERARDLILDLTRVTFIDSSGLGSLIETYQKVKAVDGELAYVIDNPRVLKILSLVNLDKVFRVFSNLGQALQDVGVTGGYVDEEFFSDLT
- the amrS gene encoding AmmeMemoRadiSam system radical SAM enzyme, yielding MKEAAYYEKIGNGNARCHLCPRECVITPGKRGFCRVRSNVDGTLYSDIYERVLAVNLDPIEKKPLYHFYPGSSIFSIGTRGCNQRCDFCQNWEMIETDSPGTCITADEVAGMAARGGSIGVAYTYNEPSIWFEFVLECAARVHDRGLKNVLVTNGLINLEPLEELLPFVDAMNIDVKSMDPEFYHDICKSKLEPVLETVRRVRRDCHIEITNLLIPTLNDSDEQIEEIVDFVAELGRDTPLHFSAYHPCYKMTVEATPLETLQRAFDLAGRKLDFVYLGNARARGTGDSRCSACGKNVVERDGYLTRVTGLHGNKCAWCGNDLPFVV